A single window of Deinococcus sp. KSM4-11 DNA harbors:
- the rplL gene encoding 50S ribosomal protein L7/L12: protein MAYDKQALIDQLGTLTIMELADLIDGLKETWGVTAAVAAGPAAGPAAAAEEEKTEFDVVLVDAGASKINVIKEIRAITGLGLKEAKDMSEKGGALKEGISKDEAEKIKAQLEAAGAKVELK from the coding sequence ATGGCTTACGACAAACAGGCTCTGATTGACCAGCTCGGCACCCTCACCATCATGGAACTCGCGGACCTCATCGACGGCCTGAAGGAAACCTGGGGCGTCACCGCCGCTGTGGCCGCCGGCCCCGCCGCTGGCCCCGCCGCCGCTGCCGAAGAAGAGAAGACTGAATTCGACGTCGTGCTGGTCGATGCCGGCGCGTCCAAGATCAACGTCATTAAAGAAATCCGCGCCATCACCGGCCTGGGCCTGAAAGAAGCCAAGGACATGAGCGAGAAGGGCGGCGCGCTCAAGGAAGGCATCAGCAAGGACGAAGCCGAGAAGATCAAGGCCCAGCTGGAAGCCGCCGGCGCCAAGGTCGAACTCAAGTAA